The Peromyscus maniculatus bairdii isolate BWxNUB_F1_BW_parent chromosome 6, HU_Pman_BW_mat_3.1, whole genome shotgun sequence genomic interval aTGAAGAGTATTAATTCAGGATACAGACAGGAGGGAGGGGGCATCGTAGCTTTGGGTCTTAGGCGAGGCTTCATAATGCAAACAAGATAGTTGAATTTCAAGTGTAGGTGACATACTAAGCATCCATTGAAAAATACGTGGAAGAAACGGGCttggtgtacacacatgcacacacagtgctGCACTGTTTAGCTTTAAACGTGGGACTTCTGACATTTGCAGTAGCACAGGTCAACATGGAAGGCATTACGTAACTAAGTGAGGTGAGCCGgggcagaaagacaaacactgcatgaCCTCACCTGGGGAGAATCCAACCAAGTGATAAAACAGATAAAGCTGTTAGTGGAGAGAGTAACGTGGTGTTTGCCAAGGCTGGACAGGAGGGACAATGAAGAGAGATAATGATGGTGCTCACCGCACATTGTGGTGGGGCGCACAGGTTCTGGGAGAAGATGATGGTGCTCACCGCACAGGTGCACAGGTTCTGGGAGAAGATGATGGTGCTCACCGCACAGTGCGGCAGGGTGCACAGGTTTTGGGAATCTGGCTATAGCATGGAGACTATTCATAGCATTATATCATATGCTTGAAATTTTCTAGGAAACTAGAAATTAAGTGTTTCACCATTCATAGAAAACTACATGGTGGTTAGTTAGTTTGTGGTAACCATTTCACAGTGTATCAAGCATGATGTATACCATAAATAcatccatgttttatttattccttgtaacTCAGCAAACTGAGGAGGAAAGGCTAAGATGGGTCTTCAGTACCAAAGGTGACTCTGATCATCAGTGGCGTGGACCCTGCGTCAAGGACAGTAGACTGAGAGAGCTGACAGAGCCTGACTCTAGGGAAGGGCAAATGTGTGGCTGTTGTGGAGATAAACCACACTGGGTAGGAGGGCAGTGCAGGGAATTTGCATGCCTGGATGATGAGCGTGCCCTTGGGTCGGCAGTATAATGGCTGATGGAATCTGAAGGAGCAGTTGACGGACCGACGGAGATTTGAGTGTAGATGTGTATTGGATGGATAGCtctgcagggaggcagggaggaggttGTGCAGTAATTATGGCACCACCGAGGTTGCTGGGAGGTGGGGGCGTGAAGAGTGCAAACCAGGGGAGCAAATGTTTGGGGGGATTTGATAATTAGTTGCAGGTGTTGGAGTagaggaaggaagcagatgcCCACAGGTTTCGTATTTGGGTAACTGGTTctaacatgcaaaaaaaaaaaaaaaaaaaaagcaccagacTTTTAAAATAGTCCTGCTTTCAAACAATGAAACAATGACTAAGTATTTTAATGCCTTATAgcaggaacattttaaaatagcagTTTGAGAGTTAGTGAAAGGATATATGACTCAGTAGCACTCAGCTCTCCCCTTCCTATGACCTCGAGGTGAGGAGTTGGAACCCGAGGCAGGAGGGGTCATACTTTAAACAGTCATTGCTGTCTGTCAGAAGTAACATAATTGCTGCAAAGGAAAAGTATCTTATTGGTGGAGATAGGACCATGCAAAGACAAGAATTCAGAGGATGGAAAACATGTAgcaaaaaataaatcacataaaacATATGAGAGAAGCAGAGCTTCATGATTATCACGCTTTCAAAGCCTTACACTGTCATTCTGTGTCTGCATATTACTAATGACATTTGGAGAGAGCATTTCTAAGTGGCTGTCATAATTTAGGCTTGAGTGAATGCTTTTGGGGGACATTAATGTAGCCCATTTTCATCCAGCCGCTCACTTATTGAATTAGAGCACTCAGAGATGGCCTAGAGAAGATTTTTGTTAATCAAATATAACCTGTCTTCCTGTATGTCTTGTTCATTTGAttaatggggcagggtttttctAGTTGAGAGATGCTATGAACAAGTGTGAAATCATTGTTTTGCAGAATATGGTTCCAGCCTGGAAGATGATGTGGTGGGGGATACCTCAGGGTACTACCAGAGGATGTTGGTGGTCCTCCTTCAGGTACTGCTAAAGACTTAACATGGTTGATTAAGGAGTTGGGTTGGAATGACCTACCTGTATTAAGGCCACTTAAAAGTCTTTCAATAATTACTGGTATGTGCCCATTCCCACTGTGATGGCCACATGCTGCCTTTGCTTGTTTGTGCCTCAGAATATCTGATTCAGACTGTAAATAGCTAACTCATTATTCATTTCAGGCAGCTGTATGCAGCCCGTTCATTCACAGAATTTAGAATCAGCAGGGTTGTGCTGGTGCACGCTGCTGTATGGTAGTGCAGCGTGCTGCAGCAGTGATATGATCTTAGTAGAAGCATGGTTTTCTGGAGAGAGGGAGTGCCTGTGCATTGGCATCAGGTGCATCTTTCCATCAGAAGGAGGATGCTCCGTGGCCCAGTGTGTGATGTCATTTCTTACAGGCAAATAGAGACCCCGATACCGCAATTGATGATGCTCAAGTTGAACTGGATGCTCAGGTGAGTAAGGTCTATTATGTTTTGTAAAAAATGTATTTAGCAGCTCCCTATAAAACATATGACCCTTATAGGTAAGTTTTTCTTACTTTGATCTGGCCAGCAATATAATTTTATCCAAAgctgaaataaaagaaagcaaattatATTGCAAGTTACACCTAGGCATGTTCTTTATTATCATTCACAAAatggacaattaaaaaaaacaaccctgttTTACCATTCGATTGCCATGATGGAATAGGTCTCCTAGTATGATAAAATAAGGAAGAATGAATAAAGTGTTTATGGTTTAAATGGCATTTTATTACAAAAGAAGTGACACATTAGTTTATTTCATCGTTAGGAAATTCTCTGTTTCCTTTGACAGCGTTCCAAACAGGATGATTGTGCTTCTGACAGCTACTTTTTATCAACCCCCAAATGAACATTTTCACTTCAGGGACTTCTGAATCCCAGTGCAATCTCAGTGTGGTTTATAAAACAGTCACACGTAAGGACTACGCATTAGGAAAAGTGAAACATGAGAGCTGAAACCTGGAAATTGGTCCCCCAGTACTTGGTTCCTAGAATCACCCGCTGTAGCCTGTCTCTGGTCATGCTTCAGTTAAGGTGCCATGGAAATGGGAGACGGGTTGTCCACTCTGCAGTTGCCTGCAATATGTCTCTGACTTTGCTAAGGAGAGGAAAGTTATATTTTCAGTGGCTGATTTCTTAACAGCTTCAATCACTGTGGTCCTGGCCTCCCTGGAGAAGACAGGAAACATTTACTGAGGGCTCACTGTACAGTAGTTCACTCATGCCCATTCTGCCTTGTAAATATCAGGTGTGCCATGTTCCTATCTAAGCCCTTCAAACTTCGTGTTTCACTCTCCTCAGGATCAAGTTTTTATTAAACCTTGTAATCCGTGTCTTAGGCCTTCCACCCCACCTtgaattctcttttcttctcctctcgtTCCTACCCCATCTCTTCAAAGGTCAGTCTCACTCATATGCTTCCTGTGTGACCCTTCCTGACCTCAAGGCACAAGTCAGGTGGCCCTCACACAAAACTGTAGCACCACCCCAGGCTTCCTGTCcccgtcttcctgcctcagcctgcttttCCGGGGCACTGTGTCAATTCGGTTCTGGCCTCAGCTCCTACACGGGTGCTGCTGGCATTCAGTCCGTAACTGATGCGTGAGTAAGTGCCGCACTCAGGTCCAGGAGGCCTTTCCCAGCTGTGACTGAGGGAACAAGCCCAGGCCCCCTGAGTAACAATGGAACTCCAATCCCCAGCCTGACTCTGGGACTCGAACACCCTCTGTCTTCCACCAAACAAGCCTCATGTTCAATGTTAGCTCCCTGTTCTGATTACCTGTATCATATGAAGTGTTTAACTAAATGCAGGTTAAAAGCTCAGATCCAACTTAAGTCCACGTTCTTGCAGAGAAAGGGCAAGAAGAGACCTCTTGATTCATTCTGCCCCAGCTAGGGGCTTTGCTTGGTTTCAGATGATCACATTGCTTTCCAGGATTGGTTCCTATGGGTTTTCATGAGAGACAGTACTGTTCTCACATTCCTACTCTCAGGATTAGGAGTTCTGGAAGCTTTTCAGTGGCTGCAGCGAGGGAAGCCAAGTGCAGTCTCAGATGACAGCCGTGAGGCCTACCTGAGGGCCCTGTGGGCAGACTTCCCGGCATAGTTGATGTAATCGGCACTGTGCTGTGTGAGGCCTAGGGACGGCTGTCCCCTGAACCTTCTCATTGATTTTTCTTCTCACCGTTTGTTGCACAGAACTGTCTCTCAGGTCCATGGGCCTGTGGATCACCGGCAGATCTTGGGCTTCAGGACCCTACAGGTCTGGGTGGGGTTCTCATAGTCTCCCAGGCACTGATGTCCTTATCTGGGGACTGTGTTGATTACCCAGGCTGTGGACATGTCACTTACCTGTCACGCAGCAGATGTGACCATTAGAATACCGAAAGTGAGATTTTGTATGTGTAAATACTGCCTTATGCGGGTGGGGGGGACTTTGAAATCCCCTGATGGAACCCCAGATTTCCTGCCTTTGCCATGACCAGGAGCAGCAGAGAGCAAGCCACACTGGCCACGCCCACTTGACTGTTCGAATCAGTAATCCAGCCTTGTGCAGACTGCTTCTCACAGGTCTGGGCCAGCACACACCCTTTGTCCCTTGTAGCAAAGGCAGCGAGACTGTCTTCACTAGGAGGATCTGTGATTTCTTggtggagaggaagctgagacagtGAAGGGCTTTTGCACAACCCTCTGAGTTTTTTCTCTACTGATACTTGGTACCGAGGCAGGCGTTATCTCAGGAATCTGATAAGCCACAGTGAGTCATTTGCTTGGGAACTGAATTCCTAGACAATACttcaccatttttttaaaaaataattttaaacatccTAAATcaacttaaacttttaaaaaatgttttgtttttcagattcatttattttttatgtacattggggtcttgcctgcatgtattcctctgtgagggtgtcagatcctctggaactggagttaaacagttgtgaactaccatgtgggtgctgggaattgaaccccggttctttggaagaacagccaatgctcttaaccgatgagcagtctctccagctcccagtttcacgttttaaaatgtgttaaattGACTTACTATTTTAAGAGTGTTAAAACTGATGTTTATCATCTTTCTTGCCAAAGGCTTGTTCTGGACAGAGGACTGGACCTttagaggaaggagggagaggaaaaaagggAATTATGTTTATTGAGTACAAAGATGTTGGGAGGGGTCTTATCTCTTAATAGTCTGttggcaaaataaaaaatagctcTAGACCACTATATTCCGAATGCTTTTGCCCACCAAGATCAGTTGTCATATACTGTCGTGTCTTGTCTTTATTTGGAGTGTCCTTGAGGCAGAAGGCCATCTCCGGGCAAGTTACATTCCTCTTGGCCCAACAAGGATCTGTCTGTTAAAACAGTAACTAAATAACATGTAACTGTATGACATCGTAAAGATTAGCCACATTTCACCTCAGATTTCATAATGTTCACATATAAGCTTTGTAAGCTTGTGCATGAACTCTGTGAACATTTGTGCTTTTCATGTCAAAGGTGAATATGGGTACTCAAGCGGTTTCAAGGGTATTTATTAAGTGCCCTACAGATGCCAACCACTGTGATAACCTATAACGTTTGAGCATTTTACCATGATCTGTGTGGCTGTGTACCAAGGTGTTCTATAACTAACTTGGCTTAAATCACAGATATAAGCGGGAACTATGGCGTTTTTCTTTCTGCCGTGTGCTGTAAACATGACAGCAGCTATAGGCTGAGCATAAGCCAAGCCCAGACAACTTCTCATGGAATTACTTTCCTGTCTGTCAATCCATGTTCAACAGTGAGATGGCAGGAGCTTTCCCAAACCATGGCACCACTCCTGGAAGATGGGACATTCCCGTCAACATGCATGAGCTCCTGTGTCCTTTCTGTCATTTCCATGCTTTGCATGTGACCCATTAACTTGGCACCCAGGCAGGCAGATTCACTGTTCAGGAAGGGGGTGGAGCCCTGGGAAACCAAGACAGTGACTGACTCATGCAGGGTGGTTCCTTGCAGGCCTTGTTCCAGGCTGGAGAGCTGAAGTGGGGGACAGATGAAGAAAAGTTTATCACCATCTTTGGGACACGCAGTGTGTCTCATTTGAGAAGAGGTAAGTAAAAACATGATTTGAGACCAATGCTTTGCGAAATCTGGAAAGCGTGTGGGCAAGTCTGAGAAGACACCTGCCCCAGAGCAAAATCAGTTTTCAGTTTGatctggagaaatctcacagaTCTTGACACTGCTATTGTAGCTCTTACAAAGTTAGATGCCCTCCGCAGTCTTTCCACCCTCAGAGGTGATGAGGGACACCAAGGAGCGTCTCACTCTAAGAACTTCCCTACATGTTGGTCCCTAAGACTTCCTATGCATCCATTCAGTCCCCATGCCAGTGTCAGTTTAGAATTAGTTTGATGGCAAGCGACAGAAACCCCTCCTCATGGCTTTAACAGTTGGTCGGTCTCTATTTCCTCGGGTACAACGAGGTTGATTTGGCAGGACGTGTATCTCTCTGCTTTCCTGCCACACTGCCCTCTGTGCTAACCTGTCCCTTCTTTACCTCCTCATCACAAGATGGCTGCTGTAGCTCCAAGCCTCATTTTCATagcagaaagaggagaaaaagttAAACCAGTCATATTTATTGATCACCTtttagaaggaaggaaatgggctTTTCAGAATCTTTCGCAGCAGATTTACCTGGTGGTCTCGCTGATGCCAACCAGCAAGAGGCCAGGAAATCAGCACTTATGAAACAATGTGTGGAATCCAAGCATGGTGCTTGGGCTTAGCACACGGTGGCCCTGGCAGTGAGGAGGGCGGGTTTCTCCAGCGAGTATGGACGcatgttctttcttatttttctagtgTTTGACAAGTACATGACGATATCAGGATTTCAGGTTGAGGAAACCATTGACCGAGAGACTTCAGGGAACTTGGAGCAGTTGCTCCTGGCTGTGGGTAGGTGAATTCACATGTGTGCAATATTTACTGTGGTAGGAATTGATTTCATCCAGTTGAAGCTAAATCTGAAAATCATCACGTTTCTTCATGGAAAGTAAGGGAATGATTGACATTGGATAAACCAAACTCCTGAGATTTCCTTTGGGAAGTCTAGGTTGATGTTGTGGAGACATGGTTATTTGCCTGATTATGTGTAATACTAAGAGCATTAGTAAGActcattttaaaatcacattaaaCATAGTACAGccacctgggtggtggtggcgcaaacctttaatcccagcacccaggaggcagagccaggtgaatctctgtgagttcgaggccagcctggtctacagagcgagatccaggacaggcaccaaagctacacagagaagccctgtctcaaaaaaaaaatacagccgcatgtgttggcacacacctttaatcctagcacttgggagggagaggcagactgatctctgtaagttcgaggccagcctgatctacagtgagttccaagacagccagggctacacagagaaaccctgtctcggaaaaacaaataaatgaaaaataatactgTGGCCCTCTGATGCTGTGGATGTTATCACAGAGGCTTACCTTTCTGTGGGGTTTTAGAATTCTTTTGAATACTGTCCTCACCACTTTTCATGCAAACTGAGAAATTATCATCTGACtagaaaaaaaagtgtatatCTTTGATGTGACAGGAGATGGGATGGTGCTTGTTTTTGGGTTAAATAATTGGGAATTTTAAGTGCTCAGAAGAACTGGAGAAGTCAGTTTGCAGTcaactatggttttttttttttatttatttatttttttttttttagccaatcCCCAAATCCTGAGGTCCTGGTTTCACATGGTCTGAAGGCGgcctatctgtctatctgctCTGAGCATTTGACTTAGAGCTCATTCCAGCTGTTTTTTTCTGAAGAATGAGCAAGAGTTACGAAAGAGCCAACTTTGTGAGCTGGAAACTTGGCTCTTTCATGATGGAGACAAACATGAACGTCACAGTGATTCTGAGCACTTACTTAAAATTCTGTATTATTTAACCTGAAAACAACCACCATCCCATCTCCTGTCACGTCAATGATAATGATTTTGTCCCCTAGCCAGGTGATAATTTCTCAGTCTGCCTGGAAagctgtttttcttcatctttgaaaaggaagaataaatCTCACAGCTGAAGGATTGTCTTTTTTTCTACCACCAAGTTTTTATATGCGAGGTGTCCTTTGCTGGGTGGACTGTGGTCTGCACAGCCTTAACTGTGTCAGTTGTATGTGGCAGGAGGAGAGCCGCTTCCTTGTCAACCTGGCCCTGTGGACTGCAGTGTGGACTGCAGTGTGGACTGCAGTGTGGATTGCAGTGTGGACTGCAGTGTGGACTGCAGTGGTGGACATCCAGCCTGCTTATAGGAATTGTGAGTTTTAGTTTGGAGGATTAGGAGAGAACACAGGAAGTCAGTCCAAGTGCCTCCAGAGAGTGTAGTAGTCTTCTTGTATCATCTGATTTGAACATCTTGGAACAGAAACTTCCAAGCTACTTGTATACCTTATCAGTGATGAAGGCTACTCATCATACTCATGAATAATTACTCAGGTGCTAGCAAAGACCTCAGAGAACAAAAGGTACAGAGAAGACTCGAGCCTTTGGCCCAGTGCCATTCTGTGCCTGCATAGACCTCTGGGGGAGAACCAAGCCAGCGTCTAAGAAAATGGTTGGTGAGGAACCCCAGTAGCACATCtcactttggttttttgtttgtttggttttttttttggttttttgagacagggtttctctgtgaaacagtcctggctatcctggaactcactctgtagaccaggctggcctcgaactctcagagatccacctgcctctggctcctgagtgctgggattaaagatgtgtgccacaacCACCCAGCTGCACATCTCACTTTTACACTTAGAAACAGAGCTAGGAACACAAGACAGTGTTTGCATTGTGATAACATCATTCTTCTCATGTCAGAATAGCATCTGATAGTTATATTATGTGTTTTCTTAGTGAAGTCTATTCGGAGCATACCTGCCTACCTTGCAGAGACCCTCTACTATGCTATGAAGGTGAGTGGACCCTGGGAACCTTCTGTCTAATGAATGCATCCTTCTCTGTCTGATTATGCTTTAGACAACAGCCTGGAGTTTACTTCTTCAAATGTGTACCCTGTTTCTACTAAACTGCTAGACTGAAGTGACTTAAGTCAATCCAGGGGCATTTGATGCTGTATATGAAGACTTTCAACatctctgttctttctcctttaaaGGGTGCTGGGACGGACGATCACACCCTCATCAGAGTCGTGGTGTCGAGGAGTGAGATTGATCTGTTCAACATTAGGAAGGAGTTTAGGAAGAACTTCGCCACTTCTCTGTATTCTATGATCAAGGTAGAACTTTTTCTTATGTtggaaacccagagccagacagtgggCAGCATGCAGGATGGATGAAAGAATCCTCCAGTTTGTGTGCTCAATTACACATTTTAGTCATAGGAGCAGAGCTGGGTTACCGGCATGGCAGGGCCCAACAGACCCAAGACTTGGCCCGTGGTTAGACTGTGTTCTTCTGTGTTTCCGCAGTATCAGCTGTCTTTGTGAATGCCTCTCTCGGGTCACCTTTTCTCTGCTGTCAGGTCCTGTCTGCAGTAAGGGTCAAGGCCAATACTGCTATCACTGTAAAAGCTGTGACCTTGACATTTGGCAGTTGTTCTTTTGACAGCCTTTCTTGTGGGGGCATAAAAGTTACTGCGGACCGGACCGGGTAGAGCAGGGTTTCAGTTAGGCAAAGTTTTGCACTtaatgtatgtggtatgtgtgcttGTGCTGAAGGGCACTAGACAGTTGGCACACTTAAGACACTAGTATTTCACACATACTGATATATGAGGCAAAGTTGAGAAAATCATGTTCTGTGCTTGTGTTTGAGGAAAAGCCACAGCAGCCAGGTGGCCCTGAATCTTTGTTAGCCTAAGAGAAACTGGGAGTCTGTTTGGAAAGCTTGATGATTTTAACATAGCTGGAAAAGTTTCCTTGCCCTCTCTGTTTCTAGCTGGAAGAACATACTCCACTGTCATTAAGAGAATGGCCCTTGAGGGGTAAAATTAGAAAGTTAAACTAAGCGATGTTGGTAGGAACTTCCCTGTGTAACATTCCTGTTGTGAGAGTCACGCAGAGAAGTTGCCCAGTCGGGAGGAAAGTCATCGGAACACAATTCATGCCCAGATGGGTCTTgatctttcatttcctgtggcttTTGTGAGTCACTGAGTTAACTGTGTTTGGCTTCCAGGGCGACACATCTGGAGACTATAAGAAAACCCTGCTGCTGCTCTGCGGAGGAGAAGATGACTGAGGGGTTGGCTGGAGTGCTCCGTGCCTGCCGCCTCCACCGCATCCTTCAGCACATGCAGCCATGCTTGTATTCTCACGCCTGACACGTTGCCTTACTCACACTAGTATGCTAATGACCAAATGTGTCATAGATGACAATAGCGGCACACCCTTGTGGTCTCCCTGTCGACCTTAGTGCTGACCTTCACTCGTGCCTCCAAGTCTAACGTCTGAGTTATTAATATTCTCTATAAAGAGGTCAGGTTGCTTTTTATACCCTTTTTTAAAGCTTCATTTATATTAAGTTAATAACCATATTACCTTGATCGGAACCTTAGCCATGAAATTGTGAACTCCTGGAAATGCTGTCAATCAAGCTTACTGCTCTATTAGACCTGCAAAATTATG includes:
- the Anxa5 gene encoding annexin A5, whose translation is MAQVLRGTVTDFPGFDSRADAETLRKAMKGLGTDEETILTLLTSRSNAQRQEIAEEFKTLFGKDLLDDLKSELTGKFEKLIVALMKPSRLYDAYELKHALKGAGTNEKVLTEIIASRTPEELRAIKQVYEEEYGSSLEDDVVGDTSGYYQRMLVVLLQANRDPDTAIDDAQVELDAQALFQAGELKWGTDEEKFITIFGTRSVSHLRRVFDKYMTISGFQVEETIDRETSGNLEQLLLAVVKSIRSIPAYLAETLYYAMKGAGTDDHTLIRVVVSRSEIDLFNIRKEFRKNFATSLYSMIKGDTSGDYKKTLLLLCGGEDD